The Candidatus Desulfatibia profunda nucleotide sequence CTTGATTTCTCAAGCGCAACGAGGTTTTTTACTTTTTTTTGATGGTGGATCATGGAGGTACCATGGAATCATATGTCCGCAGAGCCGTCGCTATCGGCTTAAAAGAAATCTGTTTTCTGGACCATCTGACCATGCAACCATCCGAAAGCAACCTTTCTATGGCACCCGGGGAGATCCCGTTATACTTTCAGGCCCTCCAGCTTCTCAAACAGCGCTACAAAGATGCCATCAATGTCAAGATCGGACTCGAAATAGATTATAACCCGTCATGTATTGATTTTTATCAGGAAATTATAAAAAGATACCCATTTGATGTCATTGGCGGCGGCTTGCATTTTCCCGGTGACCTGAACATTGTCAGCCGCAGTTCGGCCTGGAAACAAGGAAATGCCGACCCGGATTACATCTTTGATCTTTATCTTGAGCATCTCAAAAAGATGTTGGATCATAATTACTTTGATGTGGTATGCCACCTTGATATTGTAAAAAAATTCGGCTGGAAACCTTCAAGGTCCTTGGACGCCAAATTTGATCAGATACTATCTAAAATAAAAACAAAACATCTGACCGTGGAAATCAACACCGGCGGATATAGCCATCCGGTTCAGGAAGCCTATCCATCATTCGATATTATCAAAAAATGCCATG carries:
- a CDS encoding histidinol-phosphatase; its protein translation is MESYVRRAVAIGLKEICFLDHLTMQPSESNLSMAPGEIPLYFQALQLLKQRYKDAINVKIGLEIDYNPSCIDFYQEIIKRYPFDVIGGGLHFPGDLNIVSRSSAWKQGNADPDYIFDLYLEHLKKMLDHNYFDVVCHLDIVKKFGWKPSRSLDAKFDQILSKIKTKHLTVEINTGGYSHPVQEAYPSFDIIKKCHEHGICITLGSDAHKPANVGQHYSKILPLLFSAGYHHLTTFTRRERSKISIT